One part of the Spartinivicinus poritis genome encodes these proteins:
- a CDS encoding pyridoxal phosphate-dependent aminotransferase, protein MKPSSSPPVPTPLNPALTSMGAYASKSISQAARANPDVVNLSIGEPEFGPPEHLIHAIAEEDLSIDALLASVKHYNHTQGTLALRQAISHWYQRQYGLTIDPEQEILITHGGVEAFALAVLCCSSPGDALAVTDPSYMLYERAITALGRHSMCFSRPVANKEFAALLEQPTFHQASACSALVVNSPENPSGYVLSAQEWQQLVTQAQQNGQWIIHDEVYDSMSFGRKHYSARAFDPAGEHTVLINSFSKKFGTPGLRIGWMIGPPKLIQTASKAHDYLVLGVNQQYERIALRMLSDPEIDHWLAKHQRMLENRVQQAMAQLTEAVGFSWPRHPMGGMFLFPSVRALYARLPSARQSRFATVGEAVADYLLHERGVATVPGIVYGQDCADHLRMVLCCETSRFQLGIERLTGNVPVMEKELL, encoded by the coding sequence ATGAAACCTTCTTCATCGCCACCGGTTCCCACCCCACTGAACCCAGCTCTCACCAGCATGGGCGCCTATGCCTCCAAATCTATCTCCCAAGCCGCTCGGGCCAATCCCGATGTGGTCAACCTGAGCATTGGCGAGCCAGAGTTTGGCCCGCCAGAGCACCTGATACACGCCATTGCTGAAGAGGACCTAAGCATTGATGCACTGTTAGCATCGGTTAAGCATTACAACCACACACAGGGTACGTTGGCATTGCGTCAGGCTATTTCTCACTGGTATCAGCGCCAGTATGGGCTGACCATTGACCCAGAGCAGGAAATTCTGATTACTCATGGTGGCGTTGAGGCCTTTGCTTTGGCTGTGCTGTGTTGCTCATCTCCGGGGGATGCCTTAGCAGTCACGGATCCGTCCTATATGTTATATGAGCGCGCTATCACTGCTCTGGGGCGACACTCTATGTGCTTCTCCCGTCCAGTAGCGAACAAGGAGTTTGCCGCTTTATTGGAACAACCGACATTTCATCAAGCAAGTGCATGCAGTGCCTTGGTGGTGAACTCGCCAGAAAACCCTTCAGGCTATGTACTGTCTGCTCAGGAGTGGCAACAGCTGGTGACTCAGGCCCAGCAAAATGGACAGTGGATTATCCATGATGAAGTGTATGACAGCATGAGCTTTGGCCGAAAACACTACTCCGCACGGGCTTTTGATCCAGCTGGAGAACATACAGTATTGATCAACAGCTTCTCCAAAAAATTTGGCACACCAGGGTTGCGTATTGGGTGGATGATTGGTCCACCCAAGTTAATTCAAACTGCCAGTAAGGCCCACGATTACCTGGTGTTGGGTGTGAATCAACAATACGAACGGATTGCCCTGCGTATGTTGTCAGATCCAGAAATCGATCATTGGCTAGCCAAACACCAGCGAATGCTGGAAAACCGGGTGCAACAGGCCATGGCTCAACTGACGGAAGCGGTCGGCTTTTCCTGGCCAAGGCATCCCATGGGTGGCATGTTCTTGTTTCCCAGCGTACGAGCACTTTATGCCCGCTTGCCCAGTGCCCGGCAAAGTCGCTTTGCCACAGTGGGAGAAGCAGTAGCAGATTACTTGCTGCATGAACGGGGGGTCGCCACGGTGCCAGGTATTGTCTACGGTCAGGACTGTGCTGATCACTTACGCATGGTGTTATGTTGTGAGACGTCTCGCTTCCAGCTTGGGATTGAGCGGCTAACGGGAAATGTTCCTGTCATGGAAAAGGAACTCCTATGA
- a CDS encoding sugar phosphate nucleotidyltransferase, with the protein MQLVCLMAGSSSRLLPLTETRHKACLNLGDRTMLAHQLDIFTQSGISKTTFVLGHGAVELASALFDGLKHSLFTLIHNPHFSTCNLDWSAWLGLSSVSGPVVYYEGDLLVPPSLLKELHTHPADICIALDSACDHDSRDTLVLGSENKVERLLFVEHGIANSSPEDQALGEFICSVKFSDQARRFVVDALASQPFKGPMQLYRIFEKAFSCFSTAFVDARGRPWYEVDNHQDLDRASILAKEILAS; encoded by the coding sequence ATGCAACTTGTTTGTTTAATGGCTGGCTCCAGCAGCCGCCTGTTGCCATTAACTGAAACCCGGCACAAGGCCTGCCTGAATTTGGGAGACAGGACAATGCTGGCTCATCAGCTGGATATTTTCACCCAATCAGGGATTAGCAAAACTACCTTTGTTCTAGGGCACGGTGCTGTAGAGTTGGCCTCAGCGTTGTTCGATGGGCTAAAGCACAGCCTATTTACCCTGATTCACAACCCCCATTTCAGTACGTGTAACCTGGACTGGAGTGCCTGGCTTGGGCTGAGTTCTGTATCCGGACCAGTGGTGTACTACGAAGGGGATTTGTTGGTACCGCCATCTTTACTGAAAGAGCTACATACACACCCGGCTGACATCTGCATTGCGCTGGACTCAGCCTGTGACCACGATAGCCGGGATACGCTAGTGCTCGGGTCAGAAAACAAGGTCGAACGATTGTTATTTGTGGAGCACGGTATCGCTAATAGCTCACCAGAGGATCAGGCTTTAGGCGAGTTCATTTGCTCAGTCAAATTCAGCGACCAGGCAAGGCGATTTGTGGTGGATGCCCTGGCTAGTCAGCCTTTCAAGGGCCCCATGCAGCTGTATCGAATTTTTGAGAAGGCCTTTTCCTGCTTTTCTACTGCTTTTGTGGATGCAAGAGGGCGTCCCTGGTATGAGGTGGATAATCATCAGGATCTCGATCGGGCCAGCATTCTGGCCAAGGAGATTCTGGCCTCATGA
- a CDS encoding pyridoxal phosphate-dependent aminotransferase, which produces MPLINPGLLTINPVSSKRVAKQAKANPAILNLSMGEPDFGPPPWLVEAICQNDLRPERFLDAAKRYEDTLGSLSLREAIALWYQNRYGLCIDPQREILITHGAIEAVNLALLTLTKPGEAVALATPTYTLYQRAVALMGRCLAPFERKMTDLPYIDGLAALKARHAALLINSPENPTGYVLSDLDWQNLTQYCQTGDQWLIHDEVYDTLAFGRDHRNAWCFPELRDRSVLINSCSKKLGMPGLRIGWLIGPANVIQAAGQVHESLCLGVSILNEPIAERLLRDPEIMSWMDSQCLMVKNRAQRALACLGSIQGFEWQHHPMGGLFLFPAVHRLYTRLPRQYREKDNNPGCAVAAWLMDELKIATVPGVAYGPQCSHHLRIALGSSDQVFEAALERLMALVLAKGASHDA; this is translated from the coding sequence ATGCCCCTGATTAACCCTGGGTTGCTGACTATAAATCCTGTTTCTTCCAAACGCGTTGCCAAGCAGGCCAAAGCAAATCCAGCCATCTTGAATCTGAGTATGGGGGAGCCTGACTTCGGCCCGCCACCTTGGTTGGTGGAGGCCATTTGCCAGAATGATTTAAGGCCAGAGCGGTTTCTGGATGCGGCCAAACGCTATGAAGATACGCTGGGCTCTTTGTCATTACGAGAAGCCATTGCCCTCTGGTACCAAAATCGTTATGGCCTTTGCATTGATCCGCAACGGGAAATCCTTATTACTCACGGCGCCATCGAAGCGGTGAACTTAGCATTGTTGACCCTCACTAAACCAGGTGAAGCGGTGGCACTGGCCACTCCAACCTATACCCTTTATCAGCGAGCGGTGGCGCTTATGGGCCGATGCCTTGCGCCGTTTGAGCGCAAGATGACTGATTTACCATACATCGATGGTCTAGCGGCGCTGAAAGCGCGACACGCAGCACTATTGATCAATTCCCCAGAAAACCCCACCGGCTATGTACTCAGTGACTTGGACTGGCAAAACCTGACTCAATACTGTCAAACCGGAGATCAATGGCTTATCCATGATGAAGTTTACGATACCTTGGCGTTTGGTCGGGATCATCGCAACGCCTGGTGCTTCCCCGAGCTACGCGATCGAAGTGTGTTGATAAATAGCTGCTCTAAAAAATTGGGGATGCCTGGCCTACGTATTGGCTGGCTGATTGGTCCAGCAAATGTGATTCAGGCCGCTGGCCAGGTGCATGAAAGCCTGTGCCTTGGCGTCAGTATTTTGAACGAACCCATTGCTGAGCGCCTGCTTAGAGACCCGGAAATCATGAGCTGGATGGACAGCCAGTGCCTTATGGTAAAAAACCGTGCCCAACGAGCCCTGGCCTGCCTTGGTAGCATTCAAGGATTTGAATGGCAACACCATCCCATGGGTGGGCTGTTTCTGTTTCCAGCAGTGCACAGATTGTATACCCGGCTACCCAGGCAATACCGGGAGAAAGACAATAATCCCGGCTGTGCTGTTGCTGCCTGGTTGATGGATGAGTTGAAAATAGCCACTGTGCCTGGTGTAGCCTACGGACCCCAGTGCAGCCATCACCTTCGCATAGCGCTTGGCAGCAGCGACCAGGTGTTTGAGGCAGCACTGGAACGCTTGATGGCGCTGGTTCTGGCCAAAGGAGCTAGCCATGATGCTTAA
- a CDS encoding 2-aminoethylphosphonate--pyruvate transaminase: protein MSASVSATPVRLFTPGPLNTSESVRQAATQDLGSRTPEASALTHSLCQALLELAGCDNRWCATPLQGSGTFAVEAMLTSLLAPDDQLLIIENGVYSARMADICQHQGINHSVLSLPSQRGFDLEIISETVAQRPGITHLAAVHFETGLGVLNDINALLHLAETLGCAVLVDAISTFGVLPIDYQSPALVAVAVSANKCLHGIPGVAFVLSQTAALNRDIPPRSLSLDLQAQARILAHSGQWRFTPPLQVMRALQQAVTEYQEQGGQAARHRCYQARMTHLLKGMQALGFEPVIEPQYRAPLIVTLAPSSGRQVNIQELNAFLLDRQLVIYPSQLSTPHSFRVGVMGELTMKNLDELLEAFQLYLDEALTRQSPQSPSQEIPQCP, encoded by the coding sequence ATGAGTGCATCCGTTTCTGCAACTCCAGTTCGCTTGTTCACACCCGGCCCCCTGAATACCAGTGAATCGGTTAGGCAAGCGGCGACTCAGGATCTGGGATCGCGAACACCTGAGGCCAGTGCCTTGACTCACAGCCTATGTCAGGCACTTCTAGAGCTGGCCGGCTGCGATAACCGTTGGTGTGCCACTCCCCTTCAGGGCAGTGGTACCTTTGCGGTCGAGGCCATGCTGACCTCCCTGTTGGCACCAGATGATCAGTTGCTGATCATTGAAAACGGTGTATACAGCGCCCGGATGGCGGATATTTGCCAGCATCAGGGGATCAATCACTCGGTACTGTCGTTGCCTTCCCAGCGTGGTTTTGATCTGGAGATAATTTCCGAAACGGTGGCACAACGCCCTGGTATTACCCATCTGGCAGCTGTGCATTTTGAAACGGGGCTCGGGGTACTTAATGATATTAATGCCCTGTTACATCTGGCTGAAACGCTTGGTTGCGCTGTGCTAGTGGATGCAATCAGTACCTTTGGTGTCTTGCCCATTGATTACCAATCACCAGCCCTGGTTGCGGTGGCTGTTTCCGCTAACAAATGCCTGCATGGGATTCCGGGGGTGGCCTTTGTGTTGTCGCAAACAGCGGCATTAAATCGCGATATTCCACCCCGCAGCCTTAGTCTGGATCTGCAGGCACAGGCTCGTATCCTGGCACACAGTGGTCAATGGCGTTTTACACCCCCGCTACAGGTAATGCGTGCGTTGCAACAGGCCGTTACCGAATACCAGGAACAGGGGGGGCAGGCTGCACGTCATCGTTGCTACCAGGCTCGTATGACCCATCTGCTTAAGGGGATGCAGGCGCTGGGCTTTGAGCCAGTGATTGAGCCGCAGTACCGAGCCCCCTTGATTGTTACCCTGGCACCCTCCTCAGGAAGACAGGTGAATATACAGGAACTCAATGCCTTTTTACTGGATCGCCAACTGGTGATCTATCCCAGCCAGCTGTCTACGCCTCATTCATTTCGGGTGGGCGTGATGGGTGAGCTGACCATGAAAAACCTAGATGAGTTGCTGGAAGCTTTTCAATTGTATCTGGATGAGGCCTTAACAAGACAGTCACCCCAGAGCCCATCGCAGGAGATACCCCAATGCCCCTGA
- a CDS encoding phytanoyl-CoA dioxygenase family protein, translated as MDSLGHRFLSQGFIQLEPSAIKQQMTRIDTELNVLVQPSFQHSGATGLVRVPELDNPNQLCRVEYLAGASTWYRNELVPELARLIETHLGQPVSLFKDKCNFKRPGGGAFPPHQDIVAYRHFGSWYHVTAAVLLDEATEENGALHMATRWDVPDSLAKEAVNWVDTPRGLLPMLPSYQGGCRNGDIQEELTETMQWQRVDASPGDVILFDSYVPHFSQANHSNSTRRILFFTFNLASEGSLYFDYYQKKWQEPNNPIFHVATPTSHSDRTHQPDILSPPQPGDWPL; from the coding sequence ATGGATTCCTTGGGTCATCGCTTTCTTTCACAGGGTTTTATCCAACTTGAACCATCGGCCATCAAGCAACAGATGACCAGGATCGACACTGAACTCAATGTACTCGTTCAGCCATCATTCCAGCACAGTGGAGCGACTGGGTTGGTTCGGGTCCCGGAGCTGGACAACCCGAACCAACTGTGTCGAGTAGAATATCTTGCTGGGGCCAGTACCTGGTATCGCAATGAGCTGGTGCCTGAGTTGGCCCGGTTAATTGAGACGCATCTGGGCCAGCCCGTCAGCTTGTTCAAGGATAAATGCAATTTCAAGCGCCCCGGTGGCGGCGCCTTTCCACCCCATCAGGACATAGTTGCCTATCGGCATTTTGGCTCTTGGTACCATGTCACGGCAGCGGTGTTGCTGGATGAGGCTACGGAAGAAAATGGCGCCCTTCATATGGCAACCCGTTGGGATGTGCCTGACAGTTTGGCAAAGGAGGCTGTCAACTGGGTTGATACACCCAGAGGGCTACTACCCATGCTGCCAAGCTATCAAGGAGGTTGTCGTAATGGTGATATTCAGGAGGAGTTGACCGAGACCATGCAGTGGCAACGTGTGGATGCCTCGCCTGGTGATGTTATTTTGTTTGATTCCTATGTGCCTCATTTCTCTCAGGCCAATCACTCAAATTCTACCCGGCGCATTTTGTTTTTTACGTTTAACCTGGCCAGCGAGGGCTCTCTTTATTTCGATTATTACCAAAAAAAGTGGCAAGAACCCAATAACCCTATTTTTCATGTAGCGACTCCCACCTCCCACAGCGACCGAACTCACCAACCAGATATCTTGTCACCCCCGCAGCCAGGAGATTGGCCACTATGA
- a CDS encoding pyridoxal phosphate-dependent aminotransferase, translating into MHPPSTEWSLNPVLTEMDIYASKAISLKAKANPSVANLSFGEPVFGPPEHLLESIGSEDLSLSAFLDGAKRYEDPRGSLALRQAIANWYAKRYGLIVDPEREVMVTHGGVEAITLALLATTSAGDRVAISDPSYMLYARTIKTLERQPWSLVRSGGNHEYAEALETESLEGVRAMIVNSPENPTGYVASVTDWQTINRKTVAEGCWLIHDEVYDAMDFQRPHQPAGASQALAENAILINSFSKKFGLPGLRIGWIVAPAQVIEQAAKAHDYLYLGVNIQYEAIACRLLSDNQAFHWLDGMAMMMKNRCQIALQTLTEAKGYRWPRQPSGAMFLFPEVSGLYQRLPTSFQSQANTSGEAVANYLLQECKVAAVPGAVYGSQGDNHIRLVLCTPEDVFQQAMQRMG; encoded by the coding sequence ATGCACCCACCCTCTACTGAGTGGTCATTGAATCCGGTACTGACGGAGATGGATATTTACGCATCCAAAGCCATCTCCCTAAAGGCTAAGGCCAATCCATCGGTAGCCAATCTGAGTTTTGGTGAGCCAGTGTTTGGCCCGCCAGAACACTTGTTGGAATCCATCGGTTCGGAAGATTTGTCCCTGTCAGCTTTTCTGGACGGAGCCAAGCGTTATGAAGATCCAAGAGGCAGCCTGGCACTACGCCAGGCCATTGCCAACTGGTACGCCAAACGCTACGGCTTGATCGTCGATCCCGAGCGGGAAGTTATGGTAACCCATGGTGGTGTAGAAGCCATCACCTTGGCGCTGCTGGCCACCACGTCAGCGGGGGATCGGGTAGCTATCAGTGACCCTTCCTACATGCTATATGCTCGAACTATTAAAACACTAGAGCGTCAGCCTTGGTCGCTGGTGCGTTCTGGAGGCAACCACGAGTACGCTGAAGCACTGGAAACAGAGAGTCTCGAAGGTGTTCGGGCGATGATTGTTAACTCTCCAGAAAATCCCACTGGCTATGTTGCCAGTGTTACAGACTGGCAAACGATCAACAGGAAAACAGTCGCTGAAGGTTGTTGGTTGATCCATGACGAAGTGTACGATGCCATGGATTTCCAGCGCCCTCATCAACCCGCTGGTGCCAGCCAGGCACTGGCAGAGAATGCCATCTTAATCAACAGTTTTTCCAAAAAATTTGGCCTGCCCGGGCTGCGTATTGGTTGGATTGTAGCGCCTGCCCAGGTCATCGAGCAGGCCGCCAAAGCTCATGATTATTTGTATCTTGGGGTCAACATACAGTATGAGGCTATTGCCTGTCGGCTATTGTCTGATAACCAAGCATTTCATTGGCTCGATGGCATGGCCATGATGATGAAAAATCGTTGCCAGATAGCACTACAAACCCTCACTGAGGCTAAGGGCTATCGCTGGCCCCGTCAGCCATCTGGCGCTATGTTCCTCTTTCCTGAGGTAAGCGGGTTGTATCAGCGCCTGCCAACATCTTTCCAGAGCCAGGCTAATACCTCAGGTGAGGCGGTGGCCAACTACCTGCTGCAAGAGTGTAAGGTCGCGGCTGTTCCCGGTGCAGTGTATGGATCACAAGGGGACAATCACATCCGTTTGGTGCTCTGTACACCAGAGGATGTATTCCAACAGGCTATGCAACGTATGGGGTAA
- the aepY gene encoding phosphonopyruvate decarboxylase, with protein MVNVQHFVSALIDWKICCFTGVPCSYLTPLVNEVIARPDTRYLMAANEGEALSIASGLWLAGNKAVVLSQNSGLGNMINPLTSLNAPFRIPVLLLMTWRGQPGTQDEPQHELMGSITPSLLEKCGVSWSLLPEDPGQMESSLKMAIDTMEQQQAPHALIMTGDQFEGGVHVPSSINAPHIKTVLPARADALETLLAHADPEGVMIATTGKTGRELFTLADRPEHLYCVGSMGYTSAIAHGVALGCPSRRVYVIDGDGAALMHAGSMSSIGASAPANLVHIVLDNGCYDSTGAQPTSAQSTDFVRLALAFGYTSGHRCTSLADFARALNELDESGPCLLHLTIQPGSMKALGRPTIAPPEVARRLKRRIG; from the coding sequence ATGGTGAATGTTCAACACTTTGTCTCTGCCCTGATTGATTGGAAAATCTGCTGTTTTACTGGGGTTCCCTGCTCCTATCTGACACCGTTAGTGAATGAGGTCATTGCCCGTCCGGATACCCGCTACCTCATGGCTGCCAACGAAGGGGAGGCGCTGTCCATTGCTTCTGGCCTCTGGCTGGCTGGCAATAAAGCAGTGGTACTCAGCCAGAACTCTGGCTTGGGCAATATGATCAATCCTCTAACTTCATTAAATGCACCTTTTCGAATTCCTGTCTTGTTGCTGATGACCTGGCGAGGCCAGCCGGGTACCCAGGATGAGCCCCAGCATGAACTGATGGGGAGCATCACGCCCTCGTTACTGGAGAAGTGCGGTGTAAGTTGGAGCCTGCTGCCTGAAGATCCAGGGCAGATGGAAAGCAGTCTAAAAATGGCCATTGACACTATGGAGCAACAGCAGGCACCTCACGCATTAATCATGACCGGTGATCAATTTGAAGGTGGTGTTCACGTTCCTTCTTCCATCAACGCTCCACACATCAAAACAGTACTACCCGCACGGGCAGATGCGCTAGAAACTTTGCTGGCCCATGCAGACCCGGAAGGCGTGATGATTGCCACGACAGGAAAGACGGGTCGGGAGCTGTTTACCCTGGCAGATCGGCCAGAGCATTTGTATTGTGTGGGCTCCATGGGTTATACCAGTGCCATTGCCCATGGTGTTGCCCTTGGCTGTCCCAGTCGGCGGGTGTATGTGATTGATGGGGATGGTGCTGCGTTAATGCATGCAGGGTCAATGAGTAGCATCGGTGCCAGCGCTCCGGCCAATCTGGTTCACATTGTGCTGGACAACGGTTGCTATGATTCCACGGGCGCCCAGCCCACTTCCGCCCAATCTACCGATTTTGTCCGTTTGGCACTCGCCTTTGGTTATACCAGCGGGCATCGCTGCACCTCCTTGGCGGATTTTGCCCGAGCACTGAATGAGCTTGATGAGTCTGGCCCTTGCTTGCTGCATCTGACCATTCAACCTGGCTCCATGAAAGCACTGGGACGACCCACCATAGCACCGCCAGAGGTAGCCCGTCGATTAAAGCGCCGAATCGGGTAA
- the aepX gene encoding phosphoenolpyruvate mutase, whose protein sequence is MKTTTALKTLLLKQELSFLMESHNALSARIAEESGFEGLWASGLSIAASMGLTDRNEASWTQILEVVDFMTDCTTVPVLLDGDTGFGNFNNVRRLVKKLSQRHVAGVCLEDKLFPKTNSFIGAGQPLADVQEFCGKIKAAKDSQLDDDFCVVARVEALVSGLPMEDALMRARAYADAGADAILIHSKQSDGEEVLSFCHQWERDIPIVIVPTKYYQIPTDRFEQLGVSTVIWANHSVRAAISAIRSITRSIRQNNSVAQIEQDIATLDDIFNLTSEYEHQKAEQKYLPA, encoded by the coding sequence ATGAAAACAACCACTGCGCTTAAGACCTTGCTGCTTAAACAAGAATTATCATTTCTGATGGAATCACACAATGCCCTCAGTGCTCGAATCGCTGAAGAGAGTGGATTTGAAGGATTATGGGCTTCAGGACTTTCCATTGCCGCCTCCATGGGACTGACTGACCGAAACGAAGCGTCTTGGACCCAGATTCTGGAGGTAGTTGATTTTATGACTGACTGCACCACTGTTCCGGTGTTGCTCGATGGTGATACTGGCTTTGGTAATTTCAACAATGTTCGCCGCTTAGTAAAAAAACTTTCTCAACGTCATGTAGCTGGTGTGTGTTTGGAAGATAAATTGTTCCCCAAAACCAACTCGTTTATTGGTGCTGGGCAACCACTGGCAGATGTTCAGGAGTTCTGTGGAAAAATCAAGGCCGCCAAGGACAGCCAACTGGATGATGATTTCTGTGTGGTTGCTCGGGTCGAGGCTCTGGTCAGCGGTCTTCCGATGGAAGATGCATTGATGCGGGCAAGGGCCTACGCCGATGCTGGGGCTGATGCCATCCTGATTCACTCTAAGCAGTCTGATGGCGAAGAAGTATTGAGTTTTTGCCATCAGTGGGAGAGGGACATTCCCATTGTTATTGTGCCCACTAAATATTACCAAATACCAACGGACCGATTTGAGCAGTTAGGCGTCTCCACCGTGATTTGGGCAAACCATAGTGTACGAGCGGCTATATCCGCCATACGCTCAATCACGCGCAGTATCCGGCAAAACAACAGTGTTGCCCAGATAGAACAGGATATTGCTACGCTAGACGACATTTTTAACTTAACCAGCGAATACGAGCACCAAAAGGCCGAACAAAAGTACTTGCCTGCCTAA
- a CDS encoding MerR family transcriptional regulator — MFTIGQLCKQFNLSRSTLLYYDKIGLLKPSTRSEANYRLYTEADKKKMELINTYRQTGLSLEEITQILDSDESKSCSILEQRLLQLNKEINQLRQQQQVIVQLIEQQSLHTKSRNINKEQWVQLLKATGLTDADMTRWHIEFEKAMPEGHQDFLECLGIDEEEIKAIRTWSKQGTPPS, encoded by the coding sequence ATGTTCACTATTGGTCAACTTTGCAAGCAATTTAATTTATCTCGCAGTACTTTGTTGTACTATGACAAAATAGGCTTGCTAAAGCCTTCCACTCGTAGTGAAGCTAACTATCGTTTATATACCGAAGCAGACAAAAAGAAAATGGAGTTAATTAACACCTACCGTCAAACAGGCTTATCTCTGGAAGAAATTACTCAAATTTTAGACAGCGATGAAAGTAAAAGCTGCTCCATTTTGGAGCAACGCCTGCTACAGCTTAATAAAGAAATAAACCAATTACGCCAGCAGCAACAGGTGATAGTTCAACTAATTGAACAACAATCTCTGCATACAAAATCCCGTAATATTAATAAAGAGCAGTGGGTACAACTGCTAAAAGCAACAGGGTTAACCGATGCAGATATGACCCGCTGGCATATTGAGTTTGAAAAGGCAATGCCAGAAGGTCATCAGGACTTTTTAGAGTGCTTAGGTATTGATGAGGAAGAAATTAAAGCCATTCGTACCTGGTCAAAGCAAGGTACTCCTCCTTCTTGA
- the hslR gene encoding ribosome-associated heat shock protein Hsp15, whose protein sequence is MAKDKQETDKIRLDKWLWAARFFKTRNLAKEAIEGGKVHYNGVRTKPSKEPQVGDQLTIRQGWDERVIVIKALSDQRRGAPEAQLLYEETAESITKREAHAAERKSVYASQLSPDKRPTKKQRRDIRQFKDKMDH, encoded by the coding sequence ATGGCAAAAGACAAACAGGAAACAGATAAAATTCGCTTGGATAAGTGGCTGTGGGCTGCGCGATTTTTTAAAACCCGCAATTTAGCTAAAGAAGCCATTGAGGGGGGAAAGGTTCACTACAATGGGGTACGAACCAAGCCTAGTAAAGAGCCTCAAGTTGGTGATCAATTAACGATTCGTCAAGGTTGGGATGAACGTGTCATTGTAATCAAAGCACTGTCAGATCAGCGTCGTGGTGCACCAGAAGCGCAACTGTTGTATGAAGAAACAGCAGAAAGCATCACTAAGCGGGAAGCACATGCTGCTGAGCGAAAGTCAGTGTATGCTAGTCAGCTATCACCGGATAAGCGCCCAACCAAAAAGCAACGTCGGGATATTCGACAGTTTAAAGATAAGATGGATCACTAG
- the yrfG gene encoding GMP/IMP nucleotidase, whose amino-acid sequence MLKGDSMLDWQQIDTVLLDMDGTLLDLHFDNHFWLEYVPAKYAEKHQLSIDEAKQHIYPKFEQMMGKLEWYCLDYWNQELDLNMVELKQEIKHLITLRPGVDEFLRALHQSDKQVVLITNAHQDSLSLKLERVELAQYFDWLISSHEFGYPKEEQLFWQGLSQRINFDGKRTLFIDDSLPILRSAKKYGIKHLLAIKQPDSKKAIRDTEEFEAVANYHDLLPVL is encoded by the coding sequence ATGTTAAAAGGGGATAGTATGTTGGATTGGCAACAAATTGATACAGTGCTTCTGGATATGGATGGCACCTTGTTGGATTTACATTTTGATAACCATTTTTGGTTGGAGTATGTGCCTGCTAAGTATGCTGAGAAGCACCAGTTGTCAATTGATGAAGCAAAGCAACATATTTACCCTAAATTTGAACAAATGATGGGTAAGCTGGAATGGTATTGCCTTGACTACTGGAATCAAGAGCTAGACTTAAATATGGTCGAGCTTAAGCAGGAAATAAAGCACTTAATTACCCTTCGCCCTGGTGTGGATGAGTTTTTACGAGCACTTCATCAGTCGGATAAACAGGTCGTGCTGATTACCAATGCGCATCAGGATAGCTTATCGTTAAAGCTGGAAAGAGTTGAGTTAGCTCAATACTTCGACTGGTTAATCAGTTCCCATGAATTTGGCTACCCTAAAGAAGAGCAGTTATTTTGGCAGGGGTTGAGTCAACGCATTAACTTTGATGGTAAACGCACCTTGTTTATAGATGACAGTTTACCTATTTTACGGTCAGCCAAAAAATATGGCATAAAGCATCTACTAGCGATTAAACAGCCTGATAGTAAAAAAGCTATCAGAGACACAGAAGAGTTTGAGGCAGTAGCAAATTATCATGACTTATTGCCTGTTTTATAA